One window of the Montipora foliosa isolate CH-2021 chromosome 4, ASM3666993v2, whole genome shotgun sequence genome contains the following:
- the LOC137999616 gene encoding arylamine N-acetyltransferase, pineal gland isozyme NAT-3-like, translating to MASKFTAEEAEDYLARIHYAGPMEPTIDALVELHRCHILAVPFENLSVYGKEMITLSKDWLFHKVVRRHRGGFCLELSTLFSYLLDYFGFKFKKHAASVYSRKTGVLGPPFDHQVLIVDTEFESWLTDVAFGDSFWLPLRFTGFAEIQEQTSGIYRIRRDGDYYFYEEKVKVIVDDLGREDVVAEKFICPSDPMWATRYKFDLIPRKTEDFQEMLEYHQTDTKSPFTHSRICTVAKPWGRISLSGNKLVTSRYLGDNKVKKQSIEIVGGEGKVVEELERKFGIKRESCLYPVGSLFHGTQWNT from the coding sequence ATGGCTTCGAAATTTACTGCTGAGGAAGCAGAGGATTATTTAGCTCGTATCCATTATGCTGGGCCCATGGAGCCAACAATCGATGCTTTGGTAGAACTGCATAGGTGCCATATTCTAGCAGTGCCATTTGAAAACTTAAGTGTGTATGGAAAGGAAATGATAACGCTGTCTAAAGATTGGCTGTTCCACAAGGTTGTTCGACGTCATCGCGGAGGATTTTGCCTTGAGCTCAGCACTTTGTTTTCTTATCTTCTTGATTATTTTGGCTTTAAATTCAAGAAACATGCTGCCTCAGTTTATAGCCGGAAGACAGGGGTCTTAGGCCCACCTTTTGATCATCAAGTCTTGATAGTGGATACTGAATTTGAATCGTGGTTGACAGATGTGGCTTTTGGCGACTCCTTTTGGCTTCCTCTTCGTTTCACTGGCTTCGCTGAAATTCAGGAACAAACAAGTGGAATTTATCGAATTCGCAGAGACGGAGACTACTATTTTTACGAAGAGAAAGTGAAGGTAATTGTTGATGATCTAGGCCGAGAGGACGTGGTCGCAGAGAAGTTCATTTGCCCTAGTGATCCTATGTGGGCGACACGCTACAAGTTTGATCTGATTCCCAGGAAGACGGAAGACTTCCAGGAAATGTTAGAGTATCACCAAACAGACACCAAGTCACCATTTACCCACAGTCGCATTTGCACTGTTGCAAAACCTTGGGGACGGATTTCTCTTTCTGGAAATAAACTTGTAACTTCAAGATACCTCGGAGACAACAAAGTCAAGAAACAATCGATTGAAATTGTGGGAGGCGAGGGAAAGGTGGTGGAGGAACTCGAGCGGAAGTTTGGAATAAAAAGAGAATCTTGTCTCTATCCTGTTGGGTCCTTGTTTCATGGCACACAGTGGAATACATAG
- the LOC138000964 gene encoding protein SSUH2 homolog, producing the protein MFSQYTGYENTRFGSSFVPPPLPYVPPLTAQMPEQHLQHSPAITDDQARDAMPQLVSEHCCYGKVPAQEMVIKDIFLSSAYYYSLTSFCESRKTEWKFEPYQGQPIDSPVNGPAPLLWDLPVQPPQMFADHETEIEVPHIANIKRRCIRCNGTGRVQQMDQNVQCTVCFGGGSKSQRGHLRGHESVHTGETPYDVRWRCVMGDDHLFDQC; encoded by the coding sequence ATGTTTTCACAATACACTGGTTATGAAAATACTCGCTTTGGCAGTTCATTTGTCCCACCTCCTCTGCCATATGTACCACCACTGACAGCACAGATGCCAGAACAGCATTTACAACATTCCCCAGCGATAACTGATGACCAAGCCCGAGATGCCATGCCACAGCTTGTCAGTGAGCACTGTTGCTATGGCAAGGTGCCAGCGCAGGAAATGGTGATCAAGGACATATTTCTATCCAGtgcttattattattctctGACAAGTTTCTGTGAATCAAGGAAGACTGAGTGGAAATTTGAACCTTACCAAGGTCAGCCAATCGACAGCCCGGTCAATGGTCCTGCTCCTCTGCTATGGGATCTTCCAGTCCAGCCGCCACAAATGTTCGCAGACCACGAAACTGAGATTGAAGTCCCCCACATTGCAAATATAAAGAGGCGATGTATCAGATGCAATGGTACTGGGCGTGTGCAACAAATGGATCAAAATGTGCAATGTACCGTTTGTTTTGGTGGAGGATCTAAAAGCCAAAGAGGACATTTGAGGGGACATGAAAgtgtccatactggag
- the LOC137999613 gene encoding arylamine N-acetyltransferase, pineal gland isozyme NAT-3-like, whose protein sequence is MVRDHSRYCFIAFQMVEKLTAEEASDYLTRIHYTGPIETTIDTLSELQRCHMSAVPFENLSVYGKERITLSKDWLFDKVVRRHRGGFCYELNTLYSLLLDYFGFSFKKHSASVYGGKAGIIGPPLGHHFLMVNIQDDKWMTDVAFGDGYLMPLRFNAFGEHQEKPSGIYRVRKDEDYYFYEEKIKIKVDECDREEMPKEKYTSPGDPLWAIRYGFDLTQRKTEDFKERLEYHQTDAKSPFTHDRICTIAKPWGRLTLTGNRLTSTTYLGNNRVKKEAVEIVGGEEEVVKELEQKFGVRKEACFYPEGSMFHGYKGKSYPTSVKLSGAGKYWPRCILD, encoded by the coding sequence ATGGTGCGTGACCATTCCCGATATTGTTTCATCGCTTTCCAAATGGTTGAAAAACTTACTGCGGAAGAAGCAAGTGATTACTTGACTCGCATCCATTATACTGGGCCGATAGAAACTACCATCGATACCTTGTCAGAACTACAGCGCTGCCATATGTCAGCAGTGCCATTTGAAAACCTGAGCGTGTATGGAAAGGAGAGAATAACACTTTCAAAGGATTGGCTGTTTGACAAGGTTGTTCGTCGACATCGCGGAGGATTTTGCTATGAGCTCAATACTTTGTATTCCCTTCTTCTCGATTATTTTGGCTTCAGCTTCAAGAAACATTCTGCATCAGTTTATGGCGGGAAGGCCGGAATAATCGGTCCACCGCTTGGTCATCATTTTCTCATGGTGAATATTCAAGACGATAAATGGATGACAGATGTGGCTTTCGGCGATGGTTACTTGATGCCTCTTCGCTTTAACGCTTTTGGCGAACATCAGGAGAAGCCAAGTGGAATTTATCGAGTTCGAAAAGATGAAGACTACTATTTCTACGAAGAAAAGATTAAAATAAAAGTTGATGAATGTGACCGAGAAGAAATGCCGAAAGAGAAGTACACAAGCCCTGGCGATCCGTTATGGGCTATAAGATATGGGTTTGACCTCACTCAAAGAAAGACGGAAGACTTCAAGGAGAGGTTAGAGTATCATCAAACAGATGCCAAGTCACCATTTACCCACGATCGGATATGCACTATCGCAAAACCCTGGGGAAGGCTTACTCTGACCGGAAATAGACTCACTTCTACAACATATCTTGGAAACAACAGAGTCAAGAAAGAAGCTGTCGAAATCGTAGGAGGGGAGGAAGAGGTAGTGAAAGAACTTGAGCAGAAATTTGGAGTAAGAAAAGAAGCTTGTTTCTATCCCGAAGGCTCCATGTTTCATGGTTACAAAGGGAAATCTTACCCGACGAGTGTGAAGCTTTCCGGTGCCGGAAAATATTGGCCGAGATGTATCCTAGACTAA
- the LOC137999614 gene encoding uncharacterized protein, whose product MAEEELKQAKKIRRNAKAALTRCGNWLNNVIEVKRPGSEVRDALDKVEKAYNELVVKHEDYTKLIDDDTQFEEAENWMEGCQDSFMTYVMRAKMYFESLVSQENQTLESNATTKKTASKETNPVGISSMQSGMDVVSGHTPHDNEQNSIVDAGQENSTPPLNNEDNSVNEIVQVPNLVSDPSTSSYACGFKMEKPKLPKFAGDVREYAIFKADFKHAIEARYTKRDSITFLRTCLHGKPLDLIKGIGTDYDAAWEYLDSIYGDPRFVSDTITQDIVKFRALQNGEDARFCDLTHLVRRCFNTLKEVGVPSDMDNSHMLSIIEQKMCTDDRKVWSRELERDGKKATLQGLIDWMAVEMKSRMRATAPLRTSSSTRSVNHFLKDDSSKSNATWHKCWMCRNSAHWPDQCQKFAALSVDERLKIVKENHVCFGCLKRAGREHRMETCSRRQRCTKQENGKQCEHYHHPLLHKSNAIRLGVAAFAAGKGALLPVMSAIIHGQNGIQKKGNILLDTGAQVSLIRSDIAELLGLKGRDTSVTIAKVGGEEETIRTKEYQLSVSSGDDHKKYSITAIGIPNISDDVAPAPITQITELLGLSSEKIRRGRGPIDILIGIDHANMHTGQTRQAGELVARQTPLGWVVFGGSSGNTQSASRIMFVKYATPVDLADFWKTESMGVEVKPCVCEADKLSQVEREEAEVISKSCQKIGQQWMIPYPWKKDPKSLPDNRSLALKRLEGTERRLKSNLNQAKAYEEQMTEMVKMNFCRKLSEDEMKNYKGPVHYIPHHAVIRPEKKSTPVRIVFNSSSVFQGHKLNDYWMKGPDLLNNLFGVVLRFREREVALVGDISKMYHRILIPERDQHVHRFLWRNLETSRKPDVYVKTVLTFGDKPAPAMAQTALRKTAEGSKITHPKAAEVVTKNAYMDDICDSVDTVMEAKQQTEDIDTVLEKGGFKVKGWISNKPLRSPSQNEKREMATMFQGSIEENVLGITWNNQSDTLSFKVNFELISRIIEAEQRQPKIKLTKRLLLSQIARIYDPVGFAAAFLIRAKIGMQVLWQTGVDWDEEPPPTIRYKWIELFKEMKELSKITFQRSLCSANATEPPMLCVFSDASQDAFGTCAYVRQRTKGDKYQVRLIAAKSRVAPLKQLSVPRLELQAAVLASRLAKTIEQESRLQFKSVKLFTDSSITLAWLQSPSRSFKPFVSSRVGEIQSNTDPSQWRHIPGEVNVADDVSRGIRVEELNGRWSNGPEFLQLPEEFWPQETMKAISEEEMERRQVKAVCEVKKVEQAINPEKFSNWRKLIRVTARIQRLAKKISLRKHAQEGRNGPLTPEELESAEVFWIKAAQNDLHRRKEKGEFKSLSPFLDGKGVIRVGGRVDEAIISYDAKHPALLPSNHWISWLITRHAHQYGHNGVAATTARTRRKFWILKGNKLSKSVKFKCAFCREMAHKAETQLMANLPALRLAPYTPPFYMTACDYFGPYNVKISRNKTAKHYGVLFTCLNTRAVHLEMAVDLTTMEFLQVLRRFLAIRGRPAVILSDNGSQFVGAEKELRQMVSDINEEEVKEFCGEKGMQWKFITPGAPHQNGCAEALVKTCKSALKKAVGSQVLTPLELYTILLEVANLVNQRPIGRIPNDPDDSSYICPNDILLGRASSEILQGPFKGTNNPRHRVEFVQKIIDSFWKRWNRDVFPSLVPRKKWQVEKRNVRPDDIVVVSDPNALRGKWSIGRVLEVHPGPDGRVRNVEVKTSTGMYSRPITKIAVIHPAEGDD is encoded by the coding sequence ATGGCCGAAGAAGAGTTGAAACAAGCGAAGAAAATCCGGAGGAACGCAAAAGCAGCCCTCACAAGATGTGGTAACTGGTTGAATAATGTAATTGAAGTTAAAAGACCAGGATCAGAGGTAAGAGACGCCTTAGATAAAGTCGAGAAAGCGTACAATGAGCTGGTAGTCAAGCATGAAGACTACACGAAACTCATAGATGATGATACACAGTTTGAAGAAGCGGAAAATTGGATGGAAGGATGCCAGGATTCCTTCATGACCTATGTAATGCGAGCCAAGATGTATTTTGAAAGTCTAGTTAGCCAAGAAAACCAAACTTTAGAAAGTAATGCAACCACTAAAAAAACTGCGAGTAAGGAGACAAACCCCGTCGGAATTTCAAGTATGCAATCTGGAATGGATGTGGTTTCCGGTCACACCCCTCATGATAATGAACAGAACTCTATTGTTGATGCCGGGCAGGAAAACTCAACACCACCCCTAAATAATGAAGATAATAGTGTTAATGAGATTGTACAAGTTCCAAATCTCGTTAGTGATCCCAGTACTTCAAGTTACGCCTGTGGTTTTAAGATGGAGAAgccaaaattgccaaagttCGCCGGAGACGTGAGAGAATACGCAATTTTTAAAGCAGATTTCAAACATGCAATTGAAGCCCGGTACACCAAACGAGATTCAATCACGTTTTTACGCACGTGTCTCCACGGAAAGCCGCTAGATTTAATTAAAGGGATTGGCACCGACTACGACGCCGCTTGGGAATATTTGGATTCAATTTACGGCGATCCGCGTTTCGTCTCGGACACCATAACGCAAGATATCGTTAAATTCCGCGCACTGCAAAACGGAGAAGATGCTAGATTTTGTGATCTAACACACTTAGTTAGGCGGTGTTTTAACACTCTTAAGGAAGTGGGCGTTCCCAGCGATATGGATAATAGCCACATGTTGTCCATTATTGAACAAAAAATGTGTACTGACGATCGGAAAGTGTGGTCTAGAGAACTGGAACGAGACGGAAAGAAGGCGACATTACAAGGACTCATAGACTGGATGGCAGTGGAGATGAAGTCACGCATGCGTGCAACAGCGCCATTGAGAACCAGTTCAAGCACCCGTTCAGTTAACCATTTCCTGAAAGATGACAGCAGTAAAAGCAACGCAACATGGCACAAATGTTGGATGTGTCGAAACTCAGCCCATTGGCCAGACCAATGTCAAAAGTTCGCTGCTCTCAGTGTCGACGAGCGACTCAAGATTGTCAAAGAGAATCACGTCTGCTTCGGATGCCTTAAAAGGGCCGGAAGAGAACACAGAATGGAAACTTGCTCCCGAAGACAGCGTTGCACAAAACAGGAAAACGGAAAACAATGCGAACATTATCACCATCCACTCCTACACAAAAGCAACGCGATCAGATTAGGTGTAGCAGCTTTCGCAGCCGGTAAGGGAGCTCTTCTTCCAGTTATGTCAGCGATCATTCACGGTCAGAACGGAATTCAGAAAAAGGGAAACATCCTCCTCGATACTGGCGCTCAAGTAAGTCTTATCCGGTCCGACATTGCGGAGTTACTTGGACTCAAAGGAAGGGACACCTCTGTAACCATAGCAAAAGTCGGTGGAGAAGAGGAAACCATAAGAACAAAGGAATATCAATTATCTGTCAGTTCTGGAGATGACCATAAGAAGTATTCGATAACTGCCATTGGAATCCCAAACATCAGTGATGACGTTGCTCCAGCTCCTATTACACAGATCACCGAACTCCTGGGACTGTCAAGCGAGAAGATCAGACGCGGAAGGGGACCGATTGATATCCTCATAGGCATTGACCATGCTAACATGCATACAGGCCAAACCAGACAAGCAGGAGAGCTTGTAGCAAGACAAACACCACTGGGATGGGTAGTGTTCGGAGGCTCGTCAGGAAACACTCAATCAGCGAGTCGTATAATGTTTGTCAAGTACGCTACACCCGTAGACTTAGCTGATTTCTGGAAAACAGAGTCCATGGGGGTCGAGGTAAAACCATGCGTCTGTGAAGCAGACAAGCTGAGCCAAGTGGAAAGAGAAGAAGCCGAAGTCATCAGCAAGTCTTGTCAAAAAATTGGACAGCAGTGGATGATTCCATATCCTTGGAAAAAGGATCCGAAATCTCTTCCTGATAACAGATCGCTAGCACTGAAACGGTTAGAAGGAACCGAACGCCGCCTAAAGTCGAACTTGAATCAAGCCAAGGCATATGAGGAGCAGATGACCGAAATggtgaagatgaatttttgcagGAAGTTATCAGAAGACGAGATGAAGAATTACAAGGGCCCTGTACACTACATACCGCACCACGCAGTAATCAGACCAGAAAAGAAAAGCACGCCCGTTCGTATTGTTTTTAATTCGTCTTCCGTGTTCCAAGGTCATAAATTGAATGACTATTGGATGAAGGGTCCAGACTTGCTGAACAACCTCTTTGGCGTAGTCCTGCGTTTTCGAGAAAGAGAAGTCGCTCTGGTCGGAGATATATCGAAGATGTACCATCGCATCTTAATACCCGAACGAGACCAGCATGTTCATCGTTTCTTATGGAGAAACCTTGAAACCTCCCGCAAACCAGATGTGTATGTCAAAACTGTGCTCACCTTTGGTGATAAGCCGGCTCCAGCGATGGCACAGACAGCACTGAGGAAAACGGCAGAAGGAAGCAAGATTACCCACCCTAAGGCAGCCGAAGTCGTAACGAAAAACGCTTATATGGACGATATTTGCGATTCTGTTGACACAGTAATGgaagcaaaacagcaaactgAGGATATAGACACTGTTTTAGAGAAAGGTGGTTTCAAAGTTAAAGGTTGGATCTCCAACAAGCCCTTAAGAAGCCCGAGTCAGAATGAGAAGAGGGAAATGGCAACGATGTTTCAAGGATCAATTGAAGAGAATGTTCTGGGCATTACATGGAACAATCAGTCAGACACGTTATCGTTCAAGGTGAACTTTGAACTAATAAGCCGAATTATAGAAGCTGAACAACGACAACCCAAGATTAAGTTAACGAAGAGATTGTTATTAAGTCAGATCGCTCGGATCTACGATCCCGTTGGATTCGCCGCCGCATTTCTTATAAGGGCCAAGATTGGAATGCAAGTTCTTTGGCAAACTGGAGTCGACTGGGACGAGGAACCCCCGCCTACGATCCGTTACAAGTGGATCGAACTGTTCAAAGAGATGAAGGAGCTTAGCAAGATAACCTTTCAGAGAAGTTTGTGCTCTGCGAATGCAACCGAACCGCCAATGCTTTGCGTATTCTCAGATGCGTCACAAGATGCCTTTGGAACTTGTGCATACGTCCGCCAGAGAACAAAGGGTGACAAGTACCAGGTCAGATTGATTGCAGCGAAGTCACGAGTCGCACCCTTGAAGCAATTAAGCGTACCGCGATTGGAGCTACAGGCCGCAGTCCTCGCTTCCCGTCTAGCCAAGACTATAGAGCAGGAGTCCAGACTACAATTCAAATCCGTGAAGCTTTTCACTGATAGTTCGATAACGCTTGCTTGGCTACAAAGCCCTTCACGTAGCTTCAAACCATTTGTGTCCTCGCGTGTCGGAGAAATCCAGAGCAACACCGACCCGAGTCAGTGGAGACATATCCCTGGTGAAGTGAATGTGGCCGATGATGTTTCAAGAGGAATACGAGTGGAGGAGTTAAACGGAAGATGGAGCAATGGACCAGAGTTCTTACAACTACCTGAGGAATTTTGGCCCCAAGAAACAATGAAAGCTATCTCAGAGGAAGAAATGGAACGTCGTCAAGTGAAAGCAGTTTGCGAAGTAAAAAAGGTTGAACAAGCCATCAACCCTGAGAAATTCTCTAACTGGAGAAAATTGATACGGGTAACAGCACGTATACAAAGGCTAGCTAAGAAGATAAGTTTACGAAAGCACGCGCAAGAAGGAAGAAACGGTCCACTAACTCCTGAAGAACTAGAGAGTGCAGAGGTTTTCTGGATCAAAGCAGCTCAAAATGATTTACATCGCCGAAAGGAAAAGGGAGAGTTCAAATCACTGAGCCCGTTTCTGGATGGTAAAGGTGTAATTAGAGTTGGAGGAAGAGTGGACGAGGCCATCATCTCCTATGACGCAAAACACCCCGCCCTACTCCCAAGTAACCATTGGATCTCCTGGTTAATAACAAGGCATGCCCACCAGTACGGTCATAACGGGGTAGCAGCTACGACCGCCAGAACAAGGAGGAAGTTCTGGATTCTGAAAGGAAACAAACTAAGCAAGTCAGtgaagttcaaatgtgcattcTGTCGAGAAATGGCACACAAGGCGGAGACTCAATTAATGGCAAATTTACCCGCCCTTCGCTTAGCTCCGTATACCCCACCGTTCTACATGACCGCGTGCGACTATTTCGGGCCTTATAACGTCAAGATCTCAAGAAACAAAACCGCAAAGCATTACGGAGTTTTATTCACATGCCTAAACACACGGGCTGTCCATTTGGAAATGGCAGTGGACCTTACAACTATGGAGTTTCTTCAAGTCCTGAGAAGATTCTTGGCCATACGAGGTCGACCAGCAGTCATACTGAGTGACAACGGCTCTCAGTTTGTCGGTGCCGAGAAAGAACTACGTCAGATGGTAAGCGACATAAACGaggaagaagttaaagagttctGTGGAGAGAAGGGGATGCAGTGGAAGTTCATTACGCCAGGTGCCCCGCATCAAAATGGCTGTGCAGAAGCACTAGTTAAAACATGCAAGAGTGCCTTGAAGAAAGCTGTTGGCAGTCAGGTACTAACTCCATTGGAGCTGTACACAATTCTACTGGAAGTGGCTAATCTGGTGAACCAGCGACCAATCGGTAGGATACCAAATGACCCGGACGACAGCAGTTACATATGCCCAAACGACATACTTCTAGGACGTGCGTCGTCAGAAATTCTACAAGGGCCTTTCAAGGGAACAAACAACCCACGCCACAGGGTGGAATTCGTGCAGAAAATCATTGATTCATTTTGGAAGCGCTGGAACAGGGATGTGTTCCCGTCACTCGTACCTAGGAAGAAATGGCAGGTGGAAAAGCGGAACGTGAGACCAGATGATATTGTAGTAGTATCAGATCCCAATGCTCTCCGGGGGAAATGGTCAATTGGAAGGGTCCTAGAAGTACACCCTGGACCTGACGGTCGAGTGCGAAATGTTGAAGTCAAGACGTCGACAGGCATGTACAGCCGACCCATAACCAAGATCGCCGTCATACACCCTGCAGAAGGTGATGACTAG